The Longimicrobium sp. genomic sequence CGGGCACGGGGGCGGGCGCGGCAGCCGCGGGCCGTCCACTCGCCGCCTCGTCGTCCATCTCGGCCGGTCCGGCCGAGAGCGGACCGGCGGGAGCGGAGAAGGACGCGGGAACCGGCTCCGCCTCCCTCAGCACCGCCACCCGCCAGCCGGGGAGGAGCACCGACAGCACGGGAAGGGACAGCACCGCCCCGATGGCGAGGGCCCACACCATGTGGCGCGCGGCGGCCGAGGCGCCGCGGTGAAGCAGGCAGGCGGCCGCCAGGCCGGCGACGGCCACCACCAGCGTGGCCTTGGCGAGCAGGCCGAGCACCGCGAGCGCTTCGGCGGCGGAAATGGGGGGCGGAGTCATTTGTCGTCTCCAGCGTCGCGGGCTTCGTCCAGCAGGCGGGAAAGCCGGTGGTACTCGTCGTCGGAAAGCGGCTGGTGGGGCAGGTCCAGCAGCGCCGCCACTGCCGACGCGCGCGAATTGCCGAAAAAGGTCTGCACCAGGTGCTGGAGGGCGGTCTGGCTCACTTCCTCCGGCTCCGCGGTCGGCAGGTACACGTAGCGGGGCCCATCCTGCTCGTGCGTCAGGTAGCCTTTCTCCTCGAGCAGCCGGAGCATTCCCCGGATGGCCGAGTTGCTGGGCGGGTCCGGCAGCTCGGCCAGGACCTCCTGCGCCGTGGCCCGGCCCAGCCGGAACACCACGTCCATGATCTGGCGCTCGCGGCGCCCCAGGTCGAACTGCGAGGGAGCGGACATCCACATCCTTGCATGTTAGTGGATTGACATCATGTCAATACACTAACAGGCTCCGCGGATGTGGTCAAGGTTCTCGTTGGCCCAGGGCTCCGTGCCTGGAGATGAAATCCAGGAGAACGGAGGCGAAGCGTTCGGAGGCGACCACCGCCGCAAGGTGGCCCGTACCGTGAAAGGTGTGCACTTCGGCGCCGGGGTAGAGACGGTGCAGAGCGGCCCGCTCGGCCTGCGGAAAGAACGGATCGTCGTCCGCCTCCACGATCAGCACCGGGTACGGCACGGGCCCGAGCGGCTCCCTGCCGAAGCGGTCGCCGGCCTCGGCGGCAATGCGCACGCGGCTCAGGATCGCCGCGCCCGAAAGCCCGGAAACGATCGCGTGAAATTGCTCGAGCCAGAACGGATCCGCGCCCCGCAGCGCCGTCGCTAGCCGCCGCCGCAGAAGGGCCCGAAGCACCACCTCGGGGATCATCTCCAGCAGCCGGACCGCCCATCGTCGTCCGCGCATCGGTTCGGGCGCACCCGTGTGAGAAAGGATGAGCGAATGCGTCCGCTCCGGGTGCATCCTCGCGAATGCCTGCGCGACGAGCCCCCCGTACGACCCGCCGGCGACCACCGCGCGATCCACCCCCGCGTGGTCCAGGACGGCGGCCAGCCCCCGTACCAGGGAATCCAGGTCCGAAGCAGCCGGGTAGTCGGGTGCAATCACCCTGGCCCTGCGCTCGAGGGCGGTGATGGCCGTGAACGCGAACTCCGCCACGCCGAGCGCGCCCCCCAGCAGCAGCACCGCCGGGCCCTCCCGGCCGCCGCGGATGTAGGTCCAGGGCTCGGGACGAGGAACGTGAATCGGCGGGTGCGCGGCTCGAAACGCTTCGAACCGGCTTTCGATCGATGTGGGCATCGGGCAGGAAGGTAGGGCGTGGGAGTGGATGGGGCCTGCTGGGGCGACTGAAGTCGCGGCAACGACGGCCCAAAGTCCGCCTTCGCGGACTGCATCCGCTGGTCGGGTGCGCAACGCCAGCCAAAGCGCATCGAAGTCTCCCCCTACCCTGCGCAGCGGGGGAAGGGGGCCGGGGCGGGGCCGGAGGGAACCCCACCGGTGTCCATCAATCCCGCAGGTACCGGCGCACGACCTGGCTGGTACGTACCCGCGCGCCGAGCCGGTGGAGCGTCTGGTACAGCCCGGTTTCGGCGCGCGCCAGGAACACGTACTCCGGGAGCGCACCGCCGGCGCGGGTCAGCCGAAGCGACTCGGCCGCGTACTCGCGAAGAAACTCGGCGTCGGAAAAGTCGAATGCGCGTTCGTCGTCGTCGGGCGGGTACACGCGGCCATAGAAGCGCTCCGAGAACTGCACCAGCGCCCGCATGGCGGCATCGCCCAGGCGCTTTCCGTACAGCGAGTACCGCTCGGCCAGGAGTGCGCGGAAATCGTCGGAGTCCCGCGGGCCCGGGTACAGGAAGATCTTGCGGAGGTTCTCCACGAACCGGGCAGGCACGTACTTCACGCAGCCGAAATCCACCATGCCGATCGAGCCGTCGTCGTGGAACAGGTAGTTCCCCCAGTTCGGGTCGGCGTGGAACGCCTGCATGTGCAGGAGCTGGAAATAGAACAGCTCCAGCAGGTTCGCGCCGATGCGGTCCCGGGTTTCGGGCGACGGGTCGCGGGCCAGCACGTCGTCCAGGTGCCCGCCCTTCAGCCGCGACATCGTAAGCACGCGCTCCGAGGAAAGGTCCCGATAGACGGCGGGGACGGACACGAACCCGAGCGGCTGCAGGCCCGTCGCGAAGAACTCGATGTTCCCGGCCTCGCGTACGTAGTCCGTCTCGGCCACGATCTCCCTTTCCAGCTCGTCCAGCAGATCCGCCGAGAGCACTTTCGACAGCTTCGCCGGAAGCGACAACGTGCGCAGCAGCCGGAAGTCGCTGGCGATGGCGTCGCCGATCCCGGGGTACTGGACCTTCACCGCCACTTCGTCGCCCGCGTGCGTAACCGCCGCGTGCACCTGGCCCAGCGAGGCGGCCGCGAACGGCGTGGCGTCGAACTTCGCGAACACCTGCTCGGGGTTGCGGCCCAGGCTGGAGCGGAACTGCGCCCTGACCAGGGAAGGGTGCATCCCGGGCGCCTCCATCTGCAGCCGCCCCAGCTCGGCGATCATCTCCTCGGGGAGCACGTCTCCCTGCAGGCTGAGCGCCTGTCCCAGCTTCATGGCCGGCCCGCGGAGCGAAAGCAGCCCTCCCGTCATCTGCCGCCCGGCGCGTGCATGGGTGGCGCGGAGCTTCTCGGCCCGCTCCTCCTCGCCCAGGAACATCCGCTGCACGAGGTAGCCGAGGTAGCTGCCGCTCACCCCCGCGCTCATCGCCGCCATGCGCAGCGCCCTGCGCGCGGCGCCCTCGTCGGCCCCCATCAGATCCCCCCTTCGCGCAGGAACGTCGTCCCGAAGCGGAGCGAGCGGTCCAGGAAGGCGAGCGTGTTCTGCTTGGCCGGCGAGGAATCGTGAAGCCAGTACAGGAGCACGCCCAGGTAGTAGATCCAGAACGCCTGGGGCGCGATCCAGCCGAGCTGGCGCGCCCGCCGCTTGGGCAGCGACTCCTCGATCAGGTCCTGCACGAAGTCCAGGTACCGGGCCCGCAGCTCCAGCGCGCGCGGGCTGAGCGCCAGCTTGGACGACGGCCGGAGCGCCCGCACGAAGGCGGCGCCGATGAAGCTTTCGTAGGGGGCCAGGTACTCGATCTGGCTGTGCACCAGCGCGAAGAGCTTTTCCTCGAGCGCGGCGCCTTTCAACGTGGGGTCGGCGCGCACGGTGGCGATGGCGTGGTCCACCTCGGCTTCGAAGAAGTGAAGCGCGATGTCGTCCTTGGTTTCGAAGTAGTTGAAGACCGTGCCTTCGGCCACCCCGGCCTTCATGGCGATCTCGCGCGTGGTCGTCGCTTCGAAGCCCTTGCTTTCGAACAGCTCCAGGGCCGCCGAGACGATGCTCTCGCGCGTCGCCGTCTTGTTCCGCGCACGCCGCCCCGTGATGGGCCGCACCGCCGCGGGGGTGGAATGCGGCTCCGGAGGCACGTCGGGGGTGAATGGATCCTGCATGGGTCCCGGTCCTTTCGAGCGAGGGGTGCACGCGCCGCCCATCAAAACATGAGTGCGCTCACTTATAAATATGAGCGCACTCACCTTTCGTCAAGGACGGCTCGTGACCGGGTCACTGGCGCGCGGCCTTCCCGGCGCCTCGCTCGATCGTTCCGGCCCGCCACTCCCCCACGTCGAGGCGCCGCGGCAGGTCGAGCCGGGTCTGGCGGGAACTGCCTCCCCCCCACACGATCCCGCCGCGCCGCGGGTGACGTGGCCGGGCGGTCGCTCCACACGCCACGAAAGGTTATTGTCACTCGTGATTCGGGGGCACGTCGGGGTGCCGCCCCCAGAACCCTTCTTTTCTCAGCGATGATTCCGATGCGCGTCCTGCTCTGTGCCCTGGCCCTGCTTTGCACCGCACCCTCGCTCTCCGCGCAGGGATGCAGCTGGGAGCGCGACCGTCCCGCACGCGGCCGCGAGGCGCGTGAGGACTCCATCCGCAAGTCCGTTCAGGCCGCCAACCGCCAGGCGCTGCTGGACGCCGCGACCGCCGCGGGAGTGCGCGAGCCGCGCGGTGTCGTGGTCTTCTCCGTGGAGCGCAACGGGAGCGACCCCTTTCTGCGCATCTTCGAAGGCAACCTCGATGCGCCCACGCTGACGAGCGTGCTGCCCGGGATCGTGGAGCGCGCGGTCCAGATCCCGCAACGTGGGCCGGGGCGAATCACCCTGTTCACCCGCTTCGATACCCTGCCGCTGCCCCCGGCGCGCGCGGACGGCAAGCGGCACGAGTGCCCCCCTGTGCTGACCAACCGGGACGTACTCCAGAGCGCGCTGAGCAACTGGTTCCAGCAGCAGGGGCCGGCTGCAACCCTGCCCGGCACAATCCACCTGAGCATGTTCGTTGGCCGCGACGGGCGGGTGCTGCATTCCGAGCTCCAGCGGCGGAGCGGAAACGCCGCATTGGACCGGTTCACCCTGGGGCTGGTTCCCATGCTCACCTTCCGCGGCGCCACGGTGGACGGTGTGCCTGCGGACGTGTGGGTGCAGCTCCCGATCCGCCTGCGCTAGCGGCCGGCCCGGCGCGCCCGGCGTAAGGACCTGCCGCCCGGCGTAGCGTCGCCAAGAAGGCATCGGAGAGGGAGCAATGCACGACGGATCTGTGAACGCCCCGACGGGGACGATGTCCATCGAGGAGAATCAGCTTCTCGCTGATATGTCCGGCGAGGTGCGCGAAGAGATCGCGCGCCTGGCAGAGGTGATCGATGTCGCGGAAGGCGAGGTTCTCTTCGACCTGGAAGATGAATCGGACGAGATGTACCTCGTCCTGGGCGGAAGGATCTGGCTCGGACGCGGCGAGGGCGAGCGCAGGGTGACCTTCGCCATGGCGGGTCCCGGCGACTTCTTCGGGGAGATGTCCTACTTCGCGCCAGCGCCACGCTCCGCCCGCGCGCAGGCCGTGACTCCGGCGCGGGTTGCCCGATTGGACAGGGCGGCGATCGAGCGGGCGCTCGAGCTCGCGCCGGCGTTGTTCACCCGGAATGCCATGTCCGCATTCATCCGGCGCGTCAGGGCCAGCAACGACGACCGGGTGCGGGAAGCGCTGCAACAGGAGCGGCTGCAGATCGTCGGCCGAACGGCCTTGGGCATCGTCCACGACCTGAAGAACCCGATCAGCGTGGTGCACGTGGCGGCTGCCTGCCTGGAAGATGGCATCCCTCTCCAGGATGTGCCGGGGCGACTGCGGCGTGCCGCGGAATCCATGACCGGGATGCTCGATGGGCTTCTTGCGTTCACGCGTGGCGACGCGGGTCTCCAGGTCCAGCCGGTATCGTTGCGAAGCCTGCTGCTCCCGCTCGAGGAGCAGGCGCTGGAAGGGATGGAGCGACGCGGCGTACAGGTGGAGAGAGACCTGGATCCCGACCTCGTCATCACCGCCGATCCGGGCCGCCTCTCGCGGGCACTGCTGAACATCGTGAAGAACGCGGGCGAGGTGATGCCGGACGGCGGCCGGCTGTCCCTCACGGTGCGGCAGGAAGGTTTGGATGTCGTGTTCTCCATCGCCGATACGGGCGGCGGGATCCCGGAGGAGGTCCTCCCCACGCTCTTCGACGCCTTCGTAACGCACGGCAAATCGGGCGGCACAGGCCTGGGCATGTCGATTACGAAGAGCTTTGTCGAGGCACACGGCGGCACGATCGAAGTTCAGAACGTTCGCGGTACGGGAGCCACCTTCGTGGTCCGCCTCCCACAGGTCTCGCCCTGATACTTGCTCCGAAAACCGAGCTCACGAAAAACGGGGGCATCACTGTAGCGATGCCCCCGTTCTCGTACGCGGCACGTGAAGGCTACGGAGCAGCCTTGGCTACCGCGGTCAGATAGTGCACTCCGATCGGGTACTCGGGATAATCGTGCCCGGGCCAGTTCGGGACTTCCCGCAAATCCCCGGTCTCACCCACTTGGATAAAGCTCGTCGAGACCACGAGCCGGTCGCCCACTCGGACGTTCAGCGCGTCGAACGCGGATTGCACCTGGGTCGTCAACGCCTCGACAACGCGGTTGACGTCGTGCGGATCGCCGTTTTCGGAGTAGCGGACGCGGTCAAGGATCAACAAGGCCACTCCACTGGGCTGCCGATTGATGGAGCGCACGATCACGACCTCGGACTCGATGTTCTCGTGTGCGGGCCGCGGGCCCCGATACACCCCGGTCAACACGGCGAAAACACTGTCGCAGGCGCCTGTCGCCACACTCGCCAGGAGCGTCGCAGTCAGGACGAGACCGCGGAAGAGAGCACGTCGGTTCATCTGTCTTTGAATGCGTGAGAGTGGACCCATTAAACGTATGTATGTGCACAAAGTGAGCTGGGTTTTAAGATAAGATTATCGTTTGCGCTCACGATGTCAAGCTTGTGTGTGGGTGGGGGCGTTTTGACGGCCTACAGAGAGGAGACCGCCGGTTCCGCCCACGACCCCGGGCGCGAGTTGGGCTCCATGGCGTTCCTGAGGTACGTGCGCAGAGGGCACCGGGGTCGTCCCCGGTGCCCTCTGCAGTTCCATTCACGCCGCGTCCCGCCTACTGCAGGACCGGCAGCGGGTCCTTGCCGTTGAAGCCGGCCCCCAGCGGCACCTTGATGCAGGCCGCGAAGTGGCCGCCGCCCTTGTCGGCCAGGGGCGGGACGATGCTCGCGCAGTCCGCGTCCTTGAGCGGATGCTGGCAGCGCGGGTGGAACGGGCACCCCGGCGGCGGGTTGGCCGGCGAGGGCACGTCGCCCTGCAGCACGATGCGCTCGCGCCGCACCCGCGGGTCGGGGATGGGCACGGCCGATAGCAGCGCCTGCGTGTACGGCATCAGCGGGTTGCGGTACATCTCGCCCGATTCGGCGATCTCCACGATGCGCCCCAGGTACATCACCGCCACGCGATCGGAGATGTGCTCCACCACCGACAGGTCGTGCGCGATGAACAGGAAGCTCAGCCCGAACTCCGTCTGAAGGTCCTGGAGCAGGTTGATCACCTGCGCCTGCACCGATACGTCCAGCGCCGACACCGGCTCGTCGCACACGATCAGCTCCGGCTCCACCGCCAGCGCCCGGGCGATTCCCAGCCGCTGCCGCTGCCCGCCCGAGAACTCGTGCGGGTAGCGGATGGCGTGCTCCGGCCGCAGCCCCACGATGCGCAGCAGCTCGGCGATGCGGTCCTTGGCCTTTTGCCCCGTGGCGATGCCGTGGACGGAAAGCACCTCGCGCAGCATGTCGCTGATGGTCATGCGCGGGTTCAGCGAGCTGTACGGGTCCTGGAAAACGATCTGCACCCGCCGCCGCATCGTCCGCAGCTCGGCCTTGTCCATCTCGAAGATGTTGCGCCCCTCGAACAGCGCCGCGCCGGCCGTGGGCTCGATCAGGCGCAGCACCGCGCGCCCCATGGTGCTCTTGCCGCAGCCGGACTCGCCCACGATCCCCAGCGTTTCGCCCTTCTTCAAGAAGAACGACACGCCGTCCACCGCCTTGACGTCGCCCACGTGGCGGTTGAAGAACCCCTTCTTGATGGGGAAGTACTTCTTCAGCCCGCGCACCACCAGCAGCGCCTCGGGCGGCGGCTCCATGTCGTCGGGCGTTTCGCCGCGCAGGTCGCTGTCGCCCTTGGCGGGGGGCAGCTCCGGGCGCTCCGGCGGCGTCTTGTGCACCGCGTCGCGCGACGCCCCGTCCGCCACCGTACGTTCCACACCCGCGCCCACCAGCGGCGACGACGCGGCGGCCGGCTCGCTGCCGCCGCTGCGCTGTCCGTCGGCCGCACCCTGGCCGCCGGCGGGGGTGCGCCCCTCGGGAGCGTTCGCCATCAGGCCACCTCCCCGCCGTCGAGCTCGGGCGCCAGGTCCGGCGAGCCCGCCACCGG encodes the following:
- a CDS encoding TetR family transcriptional regulator codes for the protein MQDPFTPDVPPEPHSTPAAVRPITGRRARNKTATRESIVSAALELFESKGFEATTTREIAMKAGVAEGTVFNYFETKDDIALHFFEAEVDHAIATVRADPTLKGAALEEKLFALVHSQIEYLAPYESFIGAAFVRALRPSSKLALSPRALELRARYLDFVQDLIEESLPKRRARQLGWIAPQAFWIYYLGVLLYWLHDSSPAKQNTLAFLDRSLRFGTTFLREGGI
- a CDS encoding dipeptide ABC transporter ATP-binding protein — encoded protein: MEPPPEALLVVRGLKKYFPIKKGFFNRHVGDVKAVDGVSFFLKKGETLGIVGESGCGKSTMGRAVLRLIEPTAGAALFEGRNIFEMDKAELRTMRRRVQIVFQDPYSSLNPRMTISDMLREVLSVHGIATGQKAKDRIAELLRIVGLRPEHAIRYPHEFSGGQRQRLGIARALAVEPELIVCDEPVSALDVSVQAQVINLLQDLQTEFGLSFLFIAHDLSVVEHISDRVAVMYLGRIVEIAESGEMYRNPLMPYTQALLSAVPIPDPRVRRERIVLQGDVPSPANPPPGCPFHPRCQHPLKDADCASIVPPLADKGGGHFAACIKVPLGAGFNGKDPLPVLQ
- a CDS encoding BlaI/MecI/CopY family transcriptional regulator encodes the protein MSAPSQFDLGRRERQIMDVVFRLGRATAQEVLAELPDPPSNSAIRGMLRLLEEKGYLTHEQDGPRYVYLPTAEPEEVSQTALQHLVQTFFGNSRASAVAALLDLPHQPLSDDEYHRLSRLLDEARDAGDDK
- a CDS encoding alpha/beta hydrolase; the encoded protein is MPTSIESRFEAFRAAHPPIHVPRPEPWTYIRGGREGPAVLLLGGALGVAEFAFTAITALERRARVIAPDYPAASDLDSLVRGLAAVLDHAGVDRAVVAGGSYGGLVAQAFARMHPERTHSLILSHTGAPEPMRGRRWAVRLLEMIPEVVLRALLRRRLATALRGADPFWLEQFHAIVSGLSGAAILSRVRIAAEAGDRFGREPLGPVPYPVLIVEADDDPFFPQAERAALHRLYPGAEVHTFHGTGHLAAVVASERFASVLLDFISRHGALGQREP
- a CDS encoding ATP-binding protein, with the translated sequence MSIEENQLLADMSGEVREEIARLAEVIDVAEGEVLFDLEDESDEMYLVLGGRIWLGRGEGERRVTFAMAGPGDFFGEMSYFAPAPRSARAQAVTPARVARLDRAAIERALELAPALFTRNAMSAFIRRVRASNDDRVREALQQERLQIVGRTALGIVHDLKNPISVVHVAAACLEDGIPLQDVPGRLRRAAESMTGMLDGLLAFTRGDAGLQVQPVSLRSLLLPLEEQALEGMERRGVQVERDLDPDLVITADPGRLSRALLNIVKNAGEVMPDGGRLSLTVRQEGLDVVFSIADTGGGIPEEVLPTLFDAFVTHGKSGGTGLGMSITKSFVEAHGGTIEVQNVRGTGATFVVRLPQVSP
- a CDS encoding energy transducer TonB, coding for MRVLLCALALLCTAPSLSAQGCSWERDRPARGREAREDSIRKSVQAANRQALLDAATAAGVREPRGVVVFSVERNGSDPFLRIFEGNLDAPTLTSVLPGIVERAVQIPQRGPGRITLFTRFDTLPLPPARADGKRHECPPVLTNRDVLQSALSNWFQQQGPAATLPGTIHLSMFVGRDGRVLHSELQRRSGNAALDRFTLGLVPMLTFRGATVDGVPADVWVQLPIRLR
- a CDS encoding AarF/ABC1/UbiB kinase family protein gives rise to the protein MGADEGAARRALRMAAMSAGVSGSYLGYLVQRMFLGEEERAEKLRATHARAGRQMTGGLLSLRGPAMKLGQALSLQGDVLPEEMIAELGRLQMEAPGMHPSLVRAQFRSSLGRNPEQVFAKFDATPFAAASLGQVHAAVTHAGDEVAVKVQYPGIGDAIASDFRLLRTLSLPAKLSKVLSADLLDELEREIVAETDYVREAGNIEFFATGLQPLGFVSVPAVYRDLSSERVLTMSRLKGGHLDDVLARDPSPETRDRIGANLLELFYFQLLHMQAFHADPNWGNYLFHDDGSIGMVDFGCVKYVPARFVENLRKIFLYPGPRDSDDFRALLAERYSLYGKRLGDAAMRALVQFSERFYGRVYPPDDDERAFDFSDAEFLREYAAESLRLTRAGGALPEYVFLARAETGLYQTLHRLGARVRTSQVVRRYLRD